In one window of Maribacter dokdonensis DSW-8 DNA:
- a CDS encoding PAS domain S-box protein, which produces MKGRNILDTNRLKALISFDVMDTNPEAIYDEITTLAASICNTPTSLISFVDDKRQFFKSRHGLDSKGTPIEDSFCKHVIIDDTNLLVVENTLVDKRFKNNKLVTGEPNIGFYAGASLTTEDGHRLGTLCVIDYESRQLSKTQLDGLQTLAKQVVHLLELRKAKKIEQDQKIELEKKGRLLDNIVSATGIGFWERNFANDTFTINQQGIDILGIDPNTVKNFKTDDWFKLINPVDVAEVEKKMLQCLQYPSKDCSVQYRFLQKNGEFKWILEKGKVLKWNEAKEPLVMYGTLQDITEKKSFTTELRRVKNNQEAMINSTRDLMWSIDLDFKLITANTAFHELVKKIQGEPFNEGDSVFSTSVPSSITEKWKSYYTKAIKTGSFSVKQKIQDPSKFWTTYGLTSFDLMYNKEGEKIGVTCFSKDITSEILSQQVLLSAKEEMQKIMDTSLDIICTLDEEGYFLSINRAVEDIWGYAPKDIIGTRYNELIHEEDIISTEENAEFVLSGNKVVNFENRYVHRDGHAVPMLWSSNWDEKDRVYYCIARDNTEKKKAELQLENSERRFKTLVQESSDIITILDAEGNFKYVSPSSTRVIQISPEEFEGQNAFDYIHPDDLERVKTQFNKITQNGSIKIEPFRFKNKLGEWRWFVANVSNQIHEPSIQGVIITSRDINDTRIAKEQLEQSERRYKTLVQEGSDMICIMDENANFTYASPTSTKILNITPEQFIGTNAFDYVHPDDYNIVFNEFIKILKVNQVAIKPFRFKHGDGHWIWLETIVTNKIDEPSLKGIVVNSKDVTTKVQHLNAIEEQNAQLKKIAWTQSHIVRAPVARLMGLVDLLRDDKEKLKLEEREQILNYIITSADEIDNVIKDIVDNTINAIDLDENK; this is translated from the coding sequence ATGAAAGGGAGAAATATTTTAGATACTAATAGATTAAAGGCATTGATTTCTTTTGATGTTATGGATACTAATCCAGAGGCTATCTATGACGAAATAACAACCCTTGCAGCTTCTATATGTAACACACCCACAAGCTTAATTTCATTTGTTGATGACAAAAGACAATTTTTTAAGTCTAGGCATGGCTTAGACAGTAAAGGAACACCTATTGAAGATTCTTTTTGCAAACATGTCATTATTGATGATACCAATTTACTTGTTGTAGAAAACACCCTGGTTGATAAAAGATTCAAAAACAACAAACTAGTTACCGGTGAACCGAATATTGGCTTCTACGCAGGTGCATCATTAACTACCGAAGATGGTCACCGCCTTGGCACATTGTGTGTTATTGATTACGAATCAAGACAACTTAGTAAAACCCAATTAGACGGACTACAAACATTGGCCAAACAAGTGGTTCATCTTTTAGAATTACGAAAAGCGAAAAAAATTGAACAAGACCAAAAAATTGAACTTGAGAAAAAGGGTCGACTTTTAGACAACATTGTTTCTGCCACCGGCATAGGGTTTTGGGAACGTAATTTCGCAAACGACACCTTTACTATAAACCAACAAGGCATTGACATTTTGGGTATAGATCCCAATACAGTAAAAAATTTTAAAACTGATGACTGGTTTAAACTGATTAACCCTGTGGATGTAGCTGAAGTTGAGAAAAAAATGCTCCAATGCTTACAATACCCATCTAAAGATTGTAGCGTGCAATACAGATTCCTACAAAAAAATGGGGAATTTAAATGGATACTTGAAAAAGGTAAGGTATTAAAATGGAACGAAGCTAAAGAACCGTTAGTTATGTACGGTACTTTACAAGATATAACAGAGAAAAAAAGCTTTACAACCGAGCTTCGTAGGGTCAAGAACAACCAAGAGGCTATGATCAATAGCACTAGGGACCTCATGTGGTCTATAGATTTGGATTTTAAACTAATTACAGCCAATACTGCATTTCACGAACTGGTTAAAAAAATCCAAGGTGAACCTTTCAATGAAGGAGACTCTGTTTTTTCTACAAGCGTACCTAGTAGTATTACGGAAAAATGGAAATCTTATTATACCAAGGCAATTAAAACTGGTAGTTTTTCGGTCAAACAGAAAATACAAGACCCCAGTAAATTTTGGACGACATATGGATTAACCTCCTTTGATTTAATGTATAACAAAGAGGGGGAAAAAATAGGGGTTACCTGTTTCTCAAAAGACATTACCTCAGAAATCTTATCTCAGCAAGTTTTATTAAGTGCAAAAGAGGAGATGCAAAAAATAATGGACACTTCTTTAGATATCATATGCACCCTTGATGAGGAAGGATACTTTTTAAGTATTAACAGAGCTGTAGAAGATATATGGGGGTATGCACCAAAAGATATTATTGGTACTAGATATAATGAACTGATACACGAAGAAGATATAATTTCAACAGAAGAAAATGCCGAATTTGTTTTGTCCGGAAACAAAGTAGTCAATTTTGAAAATAGATACGTTCATAGAGATGGTCATGCCGTACCTATGCTTTGGTCCTCTAACTGGGATGAAAAAGATCGTGTATATTATTGTATAGCCAGAGATAATACCGAAAAGAAAAAAGCGGAACTTCAATTAGAAAATAGCGAACGTAGATTTAAGACTTTGGTACAAGAGAGTAGTGATATCATAACTATACTAGATGCCGAAGGTAATTTCAAATATGTAAGTCCAAGTTCTACCAGGGTTATCCAAATTAGTCCAGAAGAATTTGAAGGACAAAACGCTTTCGATTACATACATCCAGATGATTTAGAGCGTGTAAAAACACAGTTCAACAAAATAACCCAAAATGGTTCTATAAAGATAGAACCGTTTAGATTTAAAAATAAACTGGGTGAATGGCGATGGTTTGTTGCCAATGTATCCAACCAAATACATGAACCTTCAATTCAAGGGGTTATTATAACCTCTAGAGATATTAATGACACCAGAATTGCAAAAGAACAACTAGAGCAAAGTGAACGCAGATATAAAACCTTAGTGCAAGAAGGCAGCGATATGATCTGTATTATGGATGAAAATGCCAACTTCACATATGCAAGTCCTACTTCCACGAAAATCTTGAATATTACGCCAGAACAATTTATAGGTACTAATGCATTCGATTATGTGCACCCAGATGATTACAATATAGTGTTTAATGAGTTTATTAAAATTCTAAAAGTTAACCAGGTAGCCATTAAGCCATTTAGATTTAAACATGGGGACGGACACTGGATCTGGTTAGAAACTATTGTTACCAACAAAATAGACGAGCCATCATTAAAAGGAATTGTGGTAAATTCTAAAGATGTTACCACCAAGGTTCAACATCTAAATGCCATTGAGGAACAAAATGCCCAATTGAAAAAAATTGCATGGACCCAATCACATATCGTTAGAGCTCCAGTAGCAAGATTAATGGGCTTGGTAGACTTATTAAGAGACGATAAAGAAAAATTAAAGCTTGAAGAAAGAGAGCAAATTCTCAATTATATAATTACATCGGCAGATGAAATT
- a CDS encoding aminotransferase class I/II-fold pyridoxal phosphate-dependent enzyme → MSQLPNRLKRVLETRKKEGTLRTLNTTEGLIDFLSNDYLGFAINETLFSKTFQLLLTESVASNGSGGSRLLSGNHKLFTRLESQLATFYKSNAALVFNSGYDANIGLFSTLPQKGDLVFYDEYIHASIREGLRLSNAKSYSFSHNDLASLKEKIALNVARNEHETYSVFIVTESIFSMDGDSPDLKAFAKYAKSNEYCLIVDEAHAVGVLGNNGEGMVPLLKLEKDVFARTVTFGKGFGCHGAAIIGSEDLKDYLVNFAKSFIYTTGLTPHSLATIITAHEFLDELGKAPRTLLFENIEYFKKQVASHKLEACFLPSDSAIQGCIIPGSKNAKEVANKMLDKGFNLKAVLSPTVPVGQERLRICLHSYNSKEEIGLLVKLLASYM, encoded by the coding sequence ATGAGCCAATTGCCTAATAGATTAAAGCGAGTTTTAGAAACACGTAAAAAAGAAGGTACTTTACGTACACTTAATACCACAGAAGGTTTAATTGATTTTTTATCCAATGATTATTTAGGTTTTGCTATTAACGAGACCTTATTTTCTAAAACTTTTCAATTATTATTGACTGAAAGTGTTGCCTCAAATGGTTCTGGAGGGTCAAGATTATTATCTGGAAATCATAAATTATTTACTAGGTTAGAATCTCAATTGGCCACCTTTTACAAATCTAATGCGGCATTGGTTTTTAATTCTGGGTATGATGCCAATATAGGGCTATTTAGTACTCTTCCCCAAAAAGGTGACCTGGTATTTTATGATGAGTATATACACGCTAGTATACGAGAAGGGTTACGTTTAAGTAACGCCAAATCCTATAGTTTTTCACATAACGACCTTGCTAGCTTAAAAGAAAAAATAGCTTTGAATGTAGCTAGAAATGAACATGAAACATACTCGGTTTTTATTGTAACGGAAAGCATTTTTTCCATGGACGGAGATTCTCCTGATTTGAAAGCCTTTGCTAAATATGCGAAATCAAATGAGTATTGTCTAATAGTGGATGAAGCTCATGCGGTTGGGGTATTGGGTAATAATGGAGAGGGAATGGTGCCATTGTTGAAATTGGAAAAAGATGTTTTTGCTAGAACGGTAACTTTTGGTAAAGGATTTGGTTGCCATGGTGCAGCAATAATTGGCTCTGAAGATTTGAAAGATTATCTAGTTAATTTTGCAAAATCATTTATATATACTACTGGTCTAACACCACATTCATTGGCTACAATTATAACTGCTCATGAATTTTTGGATGAACTTGGTAAAGCACCTAGAACATTACTATTTGAAAACATTGAGTACTTTAAAAAACAAGTAGCATCGCATAAATTAGAAGCTTGTTTTTTGCCAAGTGATTCTGCTATTCAAGGTTGTATTATACCTGGTTCTAAAAACGCAAAAGAAGTAGCGAATAAGATGTTGGATAAAGGTTTTAATTTAAAAGCTGTTCTATCGCCAACGGTGCCAGTAGGACAAGAACGGTTAAGAATTTGTTTACATAGTTATAATTCAAAGGAAGAGATTGGGCTTTTGGTAAAATTATTGGCTAGTTATATGTAG
- a CDS encoding putative signal transducing protein, translated as MENKFYQLASFEYVADVQIVKGKLESEGIPVFLRDENTLNSDPLISNAIGGVKLQVYSKDKERAIAVYNSIRTYALDNNGKPIVCPNCKARRSEPYYNSKGIFYKLFPFFEKRKYKCLNCNMITNSK; from the coding sequence ATGGAGAATAAATTCTATCAATTGGCATCTTTTGAATATGTTGCCGATGTGCAAATTGTTAAAGGTAAGCTAGAATCTGAGGGTATACCCGTTTTTCTTAGGGATGAGAACACCTTGAACTCAGATCCATTGATCAGTAATGCCATTGGTGGTGTAAAGTTGCAAGTATATTCTAAAGATAAAGAAAGGGCAATTGCTGTCTATAACAGTATTAGAACGTACGCCTTGGATAATAATGGAAAACCCATTGTTTGTCCTAATTGCAAAGCCCGGAGGTCAGAGCCATATTATAACAGTAAGGGTATATTTTATAAACTTTTTCCATTTTTCGAGAAAAGAAAATATAAGTGCCTAAATTGTAACATGATCACTAATTCAAAGTAA
- the bioD gene encoding dethiobiotin synthase, which produces MQKIFVTGISTEVGKTIASAIFVEALKADYWKPVQAGDLDNTDTDKVKRLISNDRSKFHPSSYNLKLPMSPHAAAQIEGVTIDRFHINEPETDNNLIIEGSGGILVPLNDEDTMFDIIMPDYKVVVVSRNYLGSINHSLLTIQWLLHKGYEVSVLFSGEANPHTENIILHKTGVSLIGRIDEEKEFTKEVVKKYADKFQGILQTL; this is translated from the coding sequence ATGCAAAAGATTTTTGTGACAGGAATATCTACCGAGGTAGGCAAAACTATTGCATCAGCAATTTTTGTTGAGGCATTGAAAGCCGATTATTGGAAACCGGTACAGGCAGGAGATTTAGATAATACGGATACGGATAAGGTAAAACGTTTAATATCTAATGATAGGTCTAAGTTTCACCCAAGCAGCTATAATCTTAAATTGCCCATGAGTCCGCATGCTGCAGCCCAGATTGAAGGTGTCACTATAGATAGGTTTCACATTAACGAGCCAGAAACGGATAATAATTTGATCATAGAAGGGTCTGGTGGTATATTGGTACCGCTTAATGATGAAGATACCATGTTCGATATTATAATGCCAGATTATAAAGTGGTTGTGGTATCTAGAAATTATTTGGGCAGTATCAACCATTCTTTATTGACAATACAATGGTTGTTGCATAAAGGATATGAAGTTTCGGTATTGTTCAGTGGAGAAGCAAATCCGCACACGGAGAATATCATACTGCATAAAACCGGTGTGTCGTTAATTGGTAGAATAGACGAAGAAAAAGAATTCACAAAAGAGGTTGTTAAAAAATATGCCGACAAATTTCAAGGAATATTACAAACCTTATAA
- a CDS encoding ArnT family glycosyltransferase, which produces MPLERNRNALLAFSQMKDTTVFLLLSLITLFIRFPFFFRDYVDRDESTFILLGQSWVDGFLPYTQLWDLKPPLTFAFFAAIISIFGKSFVAIRFAGVVLVAITAFFTYKIALTLVSKKASVFIGIICVVLLSLFGSLQGVMSEHICMAFFVPSIYLLLSKNSSFSIFLSGILVGATVMVKLNMAFPILFLGLFLCYESIFTNRKTSFVQVVLFGTGALTIILATVTPYFLNDITYTWWESVILAPLEYTEARRYSVFKLAPIFVITAVFLFYAHKSKNLDFKNRNIQLLLITIIGVLFSFAKGGRINGHYLIQLHPMLLILVGVVVSNLITVHKPKIPAYLAVIGLLIPAESYLEYVNVINNKIEKGTIFNGEGFSAPQFILENQLETKNVLFFEYHIGYWNLGTLPPTTASTHPSNICRDELFTFFKNPRKKSIEELKFIMEELQPKTVVIRKGKRILDKKEVEENQYIDNYLAQHYTLFATVDNAIILQRL; this is translated from the coding sequence ATGCCCTTAGAAAGAAACAGAAATGCACTTTTAGCTTTTTCCCAAATGAAGGATACTACGGTGTTCTTATTACTCTCATTAATTACACTATTTATTCGATTTCCCTTTTTCTTTAGAGACTATGTAGATCGTGACGAAAGTACCTTTATTCTTCTAGGTCAATCTTGGGTTGACGGATTTTTACCTTATACCCAGTTGTGGGACCTAAAACCACCTTTAACTTTTGCTTTTTTTGCGGCTATCATATCCATATTTGGCAAAAGTTTTGTTGCCATACGCTTTGCCGGTGTAGTTTTAGTAGCTATAACCGCATTCTTTACATATAAAATAGCATTGACCCTAGTCTCTAAAAAGGCGTCTGTATTCATAGGGATAATCTGTGTTGTTCTGCTAAGCCTATTTGGCAGCTTACAAGGGGTAATGTCAGAACATATTTGTATGGCTTTCTTTGTACCGTCTATCTATCTTTTACTTTCAAAAAATTCTAGCTTTTCCATATTTTTATCTGGTATACTAGTGGGTGCAACGGTAATGGTTAAGCTAAACATGGCTTTCCCAATTCTGTTCTTAGGACTTTTCTTATGCTATGAGTCCATTTTCACTAACAGAAAAACAAGCTTTGTACAGGTTGTCTTATTTGGTACCGGAGCCCTAACCATTATTCTAGCAACGGTAACCCCATATTTTTTGAACGATATAACGTATACCTGGTGGGAGTCCGTAATTCTTGCCCCTTTAGAATATACGGAAGCAAGACGTTATTCTGTTTTTAAACTAGCACCCATCTTCGTTATTACAGCAGTATTTTTGTTTTATGCCCATAAAAGTAAAAATCTAGACTTTAAGAATAGAAATATTCAGCTGTTATTGATTACCATTATAGGTGTATTATTCTCTTTTGCAAAAGGAGGAAGAATCAATGGCCATTACCTAATTCAGCTACACCCAATGCTTTTAATTTTAGTAGGTGTTGTTGTTAGCAACCTTATTACAGTTCATAAACCAAAAATACCGGCTTACTTAGCCGTAATTGGTCTATTGATTCCAGCCGAAAGTTATCTGGAGTATGTAAATGTTATAAATAATAAGATTGAAAAAGGCACTATTTTCAATGGTGAAGGTTTTTCTGCCCCACAATTCATTTTAGAAAATCAACTTGAAACCAAGAACGTACTATTCTTTGAATATCATATTGGTTATTGGAACTTAGGCACCTTACCACCAACTACCGCCTCTACACATCCTAGTAATATTTGTAGGGATGAACTTTTTACCTTTTTCAAAAATCCGAGAAAAAAGTCTATTGAAGAATTAAAATTTATCATGGAAGAACTACAACCAAAAACCGTTGTCATTAGAAAAGGTAAACGTATTTTAGATAAAAAAGAAGTTGAGGAAAACCAGTACATAGATAACTACCTTGCCCAACATTATACATTATTTGCAACGGTAGATAATGCCATTATTTTACAGCGATTATAA